Proteins from one Rosa chinensis cultivar Old Blush chromosome 7, RchiOBHm-V2, whole genome shotgun sequence genomic window:
- the LOC112180552 gene encoding uncharacterized protein LOC112180552, translated as MTITAKSNGVVSSTKSTNKSVSSKTKKSEEDDDENRTGGLKLLKRGMVTMSRITNRLIRGKRLTVKFNEKGEPVGKAAKEMQSYIGVLARTKIPISINDWREVDLDEKEKIWESIKDAFVVPKELKKMVISSAATKWREFKSKLTNMYIIPYMDEPELLENPPDDYRSITKDTWHQFVADRLSATFQEIREAQIAKRKENKYPHRMSRKGYANLMEELSESVPLQELDRATMWIKARQDRNGNFKQPEVEKKAEKIEHLRKREAEGEIATSGSDDVLTLALGNPEHRGRVRGVGGNVKPDLYFNLPKRQKMTFEQRTRLSLKKILEEEKEVLLAKERTAWEEERDTKLAEERAYWTERIAKLEAKVDGKELPVESPKPVTAVNELGSGQGSCSRHGEKAAEKAAHDNIEAEVKGVKKKLVLRDEVSIEVEEEIVQPSDERVRLNPILEEEVREDVIVLEAPVHGEEEQLGETKYKLAIDTVENIVAIGTVISIDLETKQQTIHGVPLGEENLRVSITETVVPEALLPFPIKDEIVKVKDAIGTCVAWPRNLVIAPAPGGKKKPKRKIPNRPQKDMFDDKEDLQILPSNLPAPLKDLCIWANIGLRNGATIHATFGPELFGHPHKAFVFRKDIYAMTHLLEISGSCIVFYMSYLQGVLKKAKMNDMVAFVDPAHTGASGCGNPTERARLVSNRFINGKSGQIYLVPYNSGGHWTLSAVNPAEETIHFMDPLKRRLIAGEWKTILDNSIKIYNAQKNKKGKKTIQWKNLAGIPEQKDSKTCGYWIMRYMKEIVEDKNLEFAAKWERRTNLVYTEKDIDQVRAEWAKHVIMFPDM; from the exons ATGACTATAACTGCTAAGTCCAACGGGGTTGTGTCATCAACCAAGTCAACGAACAAGTCTGTTTCCAGTAAGACTAAGAAGTctgaggaggatgatgatgaaaacaGAACTGGTGGATTGAAGTTGCTGAAGCGAGGAATGGTTACGATGAGCCGCATTACAAACAGGCTTATCCGAGGAAAGAGGCTCACTGTGAAGTTTAATGAAAAAGGAGAACCTGTTGGTAAGGCTGCAAAAGAAATGCAGTCTTACATTGGGGTGTTGGCACGTACGAAGATCCCTATCTCAATAAATGATTGGAGAGAAGTGGATCTagatgaaaaggaaaagatatgGGAATCTATAAAG GATGCATTTGTGGTGCCTAAAGAGCTTAAAAAAATGGTGATTTCATCTGCTGCAACTAAATGGAGAGAGTTCAAGAGCAAGTTAACAAACATGTACATCATCCCTTATATGGATGAACCAGAACTGTTAGAAAATCCTCCAGATGATTACCGAAGCATAACGAAAGATACTTGGCACCAGTTTGTTGCTGATAGGCTTTCAGCTACCTTCCAG GAAATACGTGAAGCCCAAATTGCAAAGCGAAAGGAGAATAAATATCCTCATCGTATGTCACGCAAAGGTTATGCAAATTTAATGGAAGAACTG TCTGAAAGTGTCCCTTTACAAGAACTTGATAGAGCAACAATGTGGATTAAGGCTCGGCAAGATAGGAATGGCAACTTCAAACAACCTGAGGTAGAGAAGAAAGCcgaaaaaatt GAACATTTAAGGAAAAGGGAGGCTGAAGGGGAAATTGCCACATCTGGGTCTGATGATGTGCTCACTCTTGCATTGGGGAATCCGGAGCATAGAGGTAGGGTTAGAGGTGTTGGTGGCAATGTCAAGCCCGATTTATATTTCAACTTGCCAAAACGGCAAAAGATGACTTTTGAACAGAGGACTAGGTTATCGCTGAAGAAGATActagaggaggagaaggaagttTTGTTAGCTAAGGAAAGAACTGCATGGGAGGAGGAGAGGGATACAAAACTTGCTGAGGAGAGAGCTTATTGGACTGAGAGGATTGCAAAGCTAGAAGCGAAGGTCGATGGGAAGGAGCTGCCTGTTGAGTCCCCCAAACCTGTCACAGCAGTTAATGAGCTTGGTTCAGGACAAGGGAGTTGTTCTCGCCATGGGGAGAAGGCTGCGGAGAAGGCTGCACATGATAATATTGAAGCTGAGGTGAAGggtgtgaagaagaagttggttttaAGAGATGAAGTGAGCATCGAGGTTGAAGAGGAAATTGTGCAGCCCAGTGATGAGAGGGTACGGTTAAACCCGATATTAGAAGAGGAGGTTAGAGAAGATGTCATTGTACTAGAGGCACCAGTACATGGTGAAGAG GAACAATTAGGTGAGACCAAGTATAAACTGGCCATTGACACGGTGGAAAACATTGTGGCTATTGGAACTGTCATCAGTATCGACCTTGAGACCAAACAGCAAACAATCCATGGTGTTCCACTTGGAGAGGAGAATTTGCGTGTCTCTATCACAGAAACTGTTGTTCCTGAAGCTTTGCTGCCATTTCCCATAAAAGATGAGATAGTGAAGGTCAAGGATGCCATTGGGACTTGTGTCGCTTGGCCGAGGAACCTTGTTATTGCCCCTGCACCTGGTGGGAAG AAAAAACCAAAGCGTAAAATTCCTAATAGGCCACAGAAAGATATGTTTGATGATAAGGAAGACTTGCAAATCCTGCCATCGAATCTCCCTGCACCTTTAAAGGACTTATGCATTTGGGCAAACATTGGATTGCGGAATGGGGCAACCATCCACGCCACTTTTGGACCAGAACTTTTTGGTCATCCACATAAAGCCTTTGTCTTTAGGAAGGACATCTATGCTATGACACACTTATTGGAAATTTCAGGCAGCTGCATTGTTTTTTACATGAG CTACCTTCAAGGTGTGTTGAAGAAGGCTAAGATGAATGACATGGTCGCTTTTGTCGACCCTGCTCACACGGGTGCAAGTGGTTGTGGAAATCCAACCGAACGAGCTCGCTTAGTATCAAATCGGTTCATAAATGGGAAGTCTGGGCAAATTTATTTGGTCCCATATAATTCAGG TGGTCATTGGACATTGTCTGCTGTGAATCCAGCTGAAGAAACCATTCACTTCATGGATCCGTTAAAGAGGCGACTCATCGCTGGTGAATGGAAAACAATTCTGGACAA CTCCATTAAAATCTACAATGCACAGAAGAATAAGAAAGGGAAGAAAACCATTCAATGGAAAAATCTTGCT ggcattCCGGAGCAGAAAGATAGTAAGACTTGTGGGTATTGGATCATGCGCTACATGAAGGAGATAGTGGAAGATAAGAATTTGGAGTTTGCAGCTAAA tGGGAAAGAAGGACAAATCTGGTTTACACTGAAAAGGACATTGATCAAGTTCGGGCAGAATGGGCGAAGCATGTTATCATGTTTCCAGATATGTAG